One part of the Lotus japonicus ecotype B-129 chromosome 2, LjGifu_v1.2 genome encodes these proteins:
- the LOC130741342 gene encoding histone acetyltransferase MCC1 isoform X2 yields the protein MVNPKVSGHSKICYRPIRPSDIDILEHIHGRLFPIRYENAFFQDVVNGQDIVSWGAVDRSRPDGQSDELIGFVTARVVLAKESEIVDMLGYDSAKTDQTLVYVLTLGVVEAYRSHGIASSLIREVINYASSIPTCRAVYLHVISYNIAAINLYKKMSFKCVRRLQGFYLINGRHYDSFLFLYYVNGGRSPCSPLELLSAIVSYMRSGFKSVTARLCKNEGKKISRRAKCKESYTLMSATHNKRNGAVECTGYECV from the exons ATGGTAAACCCGAAAGTGTCCGGTCACTCAAAGATATGCTACAGGCCCATTAGACCTTCTGACATTGACATCTTAGAGCATATCCATGGCAGACTATTCCCTATCAG GTATGAAAATGCTTTTTTCCAAGATGTGGTAAATGGACAGGACATTGTGTCATGGGGAGCTGTTGACCGTAGTCGGCCAGATGGCCAAAGTGATGAACTCATTGGATTTGTAACAGCACGGGTTGTCCTTGCAAAAGAAAGCGAG ATAGTGGATATGCTTGGATATGACTCGGCCAAAACTGATCAAACTTTAGTCTACGTTTTAACTTTGGGAGTAGTGGAAGCATATAGAAGTCATGGAATAG CTTCTTCTCTGATTCGGGAAGTCATAAACTATGCTTCAAGCATTCCAACCTGCCGAGCTGTTTACTTGCATGTAATTTCTTACAATATCGCAGCAATCAATTTGTACAAGAAAATGTCTTTCAAGTGTGTAAGAAGACTGCAGGGATTTTATCTAATCAACGGCCGACATTATGATTCATTTTTATTCCTTTACTATGTAAATGGGGGACGGTCTCCTTGCTCACCACT agagcTTCTCTCTGCAATAGTAAGCTACATGAGGAGTGGCTTTAAGTCAGTGACTGCCAGGCTATGTAAGAACGAAGGAAAGAAGATCTCAAGGCGGGCTAAGTGTAAAGAAAGTTATACTCTCATGTCAGCAACTCACAACAAAAGAAATGGGGCAGTTGAGTGTACTGGttatgagtgtgtttga
- the LOC130741342 gene encoding histone acetyltransferase MCC1 isoform X1, which translates to MVNPKVSGHSKICYRPIRPSDIDILEHIHGRLFPIRYENAFFQDVVNGQDIVSWGAVDRSRPDGQSDELIGFVTARVVLAKESEIVDMLGYDSAKTDQTLVYVLTLGVVEAYRSHGIASSLIREVINYASSIPTCRAVYLHVISYNIAAINLYKKMSFKCVRRLQGFYLINGRHYDSFLFLYYVNGGRSPCSPLTVLSISNFRELLSAIVSYMRSGFKSVTARLCKNEGKKISRRAKCKESYTLMSATHNKRNGAVECTGYECV; encoded by the exons ATGGTAAACCCGAAAGTGTCCGGTCACTCAAAGATATGCTACAGGCCCATTAGACCTTCTGACATTGACATCTTAGAGCATATCCATGGCAGACTATTCCCTATCAG GTATGAAAATGCTTTTTTCCAAGATGTGGTAAATGGACAGGACATTGTGTCATGGGGAGCTGTTGACCGTAGTCGGCCAGATGGCCAAAGTGATGAACTCATTGGATTTGTAACAGCACGGGTTGTCCTTGCAAAAGAAAGCGAG ATAGTGGATATGCTTGGATATGACTCGGCCAAAACTGATCAAACTTTAGTCTACGTTTTAACTTTGGGAGTAGTGGAAGCATATAGAAGTCATGGAATAG CTTCTTCTCTGATTCGGGAAGTCATAAACTATGCTTCAAGCATTCCAACCTGCCGAGCTGTTTACTTGCATGTAATTTCTTACAATATCGCAGCAATCAATTTGTACAAGAAAATGTCTTTCAAGTGTGTAAGAAGACTGCAGGGATTTTATCTAATCAACGGCCGACATTATGATTCATTTTTATTCCTTTACTATGTAAATGGGGGACGGTCTCCTTGCTCACCACT AACTGTACTTtccatttcaaatttcagagagcTTCTCTCTGCAATAGTAAGCTACATGAGGAGTGGCTTTAAGTCAGTGACTGCCAGGCTATGTAAGAACGAAGGAAAGAAGATCTCAAGGCGGGCTAAGTGTAAAGAAAGTTATACTCTCATGTCAGCAACTCACAACAAAAGAAATGGGGCAGTTGAGTGTACTGGttatgagtgtgtttga